A single genomic interval of Orcinus orca chromosome 19, mOrcOrc1.1, whole genome shotgun sequence harbors:
- the RAPGEFL1 gene encoding rap guanine nucleotide exchange factor-like 1 isoform X2, with the protein MKPLEKFLKKQTSQLAGRTVAGGPGGGPGSCGGPGGGGGPGGGGGLAGGPRPLQRRQSVSRLLLPAFLREPLAEPGLEPPPEEDGGEPAGVAEDLGSGGPCWLQLEEVPGPGPLGGGGPLRSPSSYSSDELSPGEPLTSPPWAPLGAPERPEHLLNRVLERLAGGATKDSAASDILLDDIVLTHSLFLPTEKFLQELHQYFVWAGGMEGPEGLGRKQACLAMLLHFLDTYQGLLQEEEGAGRIIKDLYLLIMKDESLYQDLREDTLRLHQLVETVELKIPDDSQLPSKQVKPLFRHFRRIDSCLQTRVAFRGSDEIFCRVYMPDHSYVTIRSRLSASVQDILGSVTEKLQYSEEPAGREDSLILVAVASSGEKVLLQPTEDCVFTTLGINSHLFACTRDSYEALVPLPEEIQVSPGDTEIHRGEPEDVANHLTAFHWELFRCVHELEFVDYVFHGERGRRETANLELLLQRCSEVTHWVATEVLLCEAPGKRAQLLKKFIKIAAICKQNQDLLSFFAVVMGLDNAAVSRLRLTWEKLPGKFKNLFRKFENLTDPCRNHKSYREVISKMKPPVIPFVPLILKDLTFLHEGSKTLVDGLVNIEKLDSFLVISQHSVAEKVRTVRKYRSRPLCLDMEASPHHLQTKAYVRQFQVIDNQNLLFELSYKLEANSQ; encoded by the exons ATGAAGCCGCTGGAGAAATTTTTGAAGAAGCAGACGTCGCAGCTGGCGGGGCGAACGGTGGCGGGAGGTCCCGGCGGGGGTCCGGGGAGCTGCGGCGggcctggagggggtgggggacctGGCGGGGGCGGCGGTCTAGCCGGGGGACCGCGGCCGCTGCAGCGGCGTCAGAGCGTGTCTCGTCTGCTGCTCCCAGCTTTCCTCCGGGAGCCCCTCGCCGAGCCGGGTCTGGAGCCGCCCCCAGAGGAGGACGGTGGAGAGCCGGCGGGGGTCGCGGAGGATCTCGGCAGCGGGGGGCCCTGTTGGCTGCAGCTGGAGGAGGTGCCGGGGCCCGGGCCTCTCGGGGGAGGGGGTCCCCTGCGCTCCCCTTCCTCATACTCCTCAGACGAGCTGTCCCCGGGCGAGCCTCTGACTTCCCCACCCTGGGCCCCCCTGGGCGCCCCCGAGCGGCCGGAGCATCTTCTGAACCGGGTTCTGGAGCGGCTGGCCGGAGGGGCCACCAAGGACAGCGCCGCCTCAG ATATCCTGCTGGATGACATCGTCCTCACgcattctctcttccttcccacgGAGAAGTTTCTGCAGGAGCTACACCAGTA CTTTGTTTGGGCAGGAGGCATGGAGGGCCCCGAGGGGCTTGGCCGGAAGCAGGCCTGTCTAGCCATGCTCCTTCATTTCTTGGACACCTACCAAGGGCTGctgcaggaggaagagggggctGGCCGCATCATCAAG GATCTGTACCTGCTGATTATGAAGGATGAGTCCCTTTACCAGGACCTGCGAGAGGACACACTGAGGCTGCACCAGCTTGTGGAAACAGTGGAGCTAAA GATCCCGGACGACAGCCAGCTGCCCAGCAAGCAGGTGAAGCCACTCTTCCGCCACTTCCGTCGGATAGACTCCTGTCTGCAGACCCGCGTGGCCTTCCGGGGTTCCGATGAGA TCTTCTGCCGGGTCTATATGCCTGACCATTCCTACGTGACCATACGCAGCCGCCTCTCAGCATCTGTGCAGGACATTCTGGGCTCTGTGACGGAGAAATTGCAGTACTCAGAGGAGCCTGCGGGGCGTGAGGATTCCCTCATCCTGGTAGCTGTGGCCTCCTCAGGAG AGAAGGTCCTTCTCCAGCCGACCGAAGACTGTGTCTTCACCACGCTGGGCATCAACAGTCACCTGTTTGCCTGTACCCGAGACAGCTATGAGGCCCTG GTGCCCCTCCCCGAGGAGATCCAGGTCTCCCCTGGAGACACAGAGATCCACCGAGGTGAGCCTGAGGACGTCGCCAACCACCTTACTGCCTTCCACTGGGAGCTGTTCCGCTGTGTGCACGAG CTGGAGTTCGTGGACTACGTGTTCCACGGGGAGCGCGGCCGCCGGGAAACGGCCAACCTGGAGCTGCTGCTGCAGCGCTGCAGCGAGGTCACGCACTGGGTGGCCACCGAGGTGCTGCTCTGCGAGGCCCCGGGCAAGCGCGCGCAGCTGCTCAAGAAGTTCATCAAGATCGCGGCCAT CTGCAAGCAGAACCAGGACCTGCTGTCCTTCTTCGCCGTGGTCATGGGGCTGGACAACGCCGCGGTCAGCCGCCTGAGGCTCACCTGGGAG AAGCTGCCAGGGAAATTCAAGAACTTGTTCCGCAAATTTGAGAACCTGACA GACCCCTGCAGGAACCACAAAAGCTACCGAGAAGTGATCTCCAAGATGAAACCCCCTGTGATTCCTTTCGTGCCTCTGATCCTCAAAG ACCTGACTTTCCTGCACGAGGGGAGTAAGACCCTTGTAGATGGTTTGGTGAACATTGAGAAGCTG GACTCATTCCTTGTCATCTCCCAGCATTCAGTGGCTGAAAAAGTGAGGACCGTCCGCAAATACCGGAGCCGGCCCCTTT GCCTTGATATGGAGGCCTCCCCGCATCACCTGCAGACCAAGGCCTACGTGCGCCAGTTCCAGGTCATCGACAACCAGAACCTCCTTTTCGAGCTCTCCTACAAGCTGGAGGCCAATAGTCAGTGA
- the RAPGEFL1 gene encoding rap guanine nucleotide exchange factor-like 1 isoform X4 has product MKPLEKFLKKQTSQLAGRTVAGGPGGGPGSCGGPGGGGGPGGGGGLAGGPRPLQRRQSVSRLLLPAFLREPLAEPGLEPPPEEDGGEPAGVAEDLGSGGPCWLQLEEVPGPGPLGGGGPLRSPSSYSSDELSPGEPLTSPPWAPLGAPERPEHLLNRVLERLAGGATKDSAASDILLDDIVLTHSLFLPTEKFLQELHQYFVWAGGMEGPEGLGRKQACLAMLLHFLDTYQGLLQEEEGAGRIIKDLYLLIMKDESLYQDLREDTLRLHQLVETVELKIPDDSQLPSKQVKPLFRHFRRIDSCLQTRVAFRGSDEIFCRVYMPDHSYVTIRSRLSASVQDILGSVTEKLQYSEEPAGREDSLILVAVASSGEKVLLQPTEDCVFTTLGINSHLFACTRDSYEALVPLPEEIQVSPGDTEIHRGEPEDVANHLTAFHWELFRCVHELEFVDYVFHGERGRRETANLELLLQRCSEVTHWVATEVLLCEAPGKRAQLLKKFIKIAAICKQNQDLLSFFAVVMGLDNAAVSRLRLTWEKLPGKFKNLFRKFENLTDPCRNHKSYREVISKMKPPVIPFVPLILKDLTFLHEGSKTLVDGLVNIEKLHSVAEKVRTVRKYRSRPLCLDMEASPHHLQTKAYVRQFQVIDNQNLLFELSYKLEANSQ; this is encoded by the exons ATGAAGCCGCTGGAGAAATTTTTGAAGAAGCAGACGTCGCAGCTGGCGGGGCGAACGGTGGCGGGAGGTCCCGGCGGGGGTCCGGGGAGCTGCGGCGggcctggagggggtgggggacctGGCGGGGGCGGCGGTCTAGCCGGGGGACCGCGGCCGCTGCAGCGGCGTCAGAGCGTGTCTCGTCTGCTGCTCCCAGCTTTCCTCCGGGAGCCCCTCGCCGAGCCGGGTCTGGAGCCGCCCCCAGAGGAGGACGGTGGAGAGCCGGCGGGGGTCGCGGAGGATCTCGGCAGCGGGGGGCCCTGTTGGCTGCAGCTGGAGGAGGTGCCGGGGCCCGGGCCTCTCGGGGGAGGGGGTCCCCTGCGCTCCCCTTCCTCATACTCCTCAGACGAGCTGTCCCCGGGCGAGCCTCTGACTTCCCCACCCTGGGCCCCCCTGGGCGCCCCCGAGCGGCCGGAGCATCTTCTGAACCGGGTTCTGGAGCGGCTGGCCGGAGGGGCCACCAAGGACAGCGCCGCCTCAG ATATCCTGCTGGATGACATCGTCCTCACgcattctctcttccttcccacgGAGAAGTTTCTGCAGGAGCTACACCAGTA CTTTGTTTGGGCAGGAGGCATGGAGGGCCCCGAGGGGCTTGGCCGGAAGCAGGCCTGTCTAGCCATGCTCCTTCATTTCTTGGACACCTACCAAGGGCTGctgcaggaggaagagggggctGGCCGCATCATCAAG GATCTGTACCTGCTGATTATGAAGGATGAGTCCCTTTACCAGGACCTGCGAGAGGACACACTGAGGCTGCACCAGCTTGTGGAAACAGTGGAGCTAAA GATCCCGGACGACAGCCAGCTGCCCAGCAAGCAGGTGAAGCCACTCTTCCGCCACTTCCGTCGGATAGACTCCTGTCTGCAGACCCGCGTGGCCTTCCGGGGTTCCGATGAGA TCTTCTGCCGGGTCTATATGCCTGACCATTCCTACGTGACCATACGCAGCCGCCTCTCAGCATCTGTGCAGGACATTCTGGGCTCTGTGACGGAGAAATTGCAGTACTCAGAGGAGCCTGCGGGGCGTGAGGATTCCCTCATCCTGGTAGCTGTGGCCTCCTCAGGAG AGAAGGTCCTTCTCCAGCCGACCGAAGACTGTGTCTTCACCACGCTGGGCATCAACAGTCACCTGTTTGCCTGTACCCGAGACAGCTATGAGGCCCTG GTGCCCCTCCCCGAGGAGATCCAGGTCTCCCCTGGAGACACAGAGATCCACCGAGGTGAGCCTGAGGACGTCGCCAACCACCTTACTGCCTTCCACTGGGAGCTGTTCCGCTGTGTGCACGAG CTGGAGTTCGTGGACTACGTGTTCCACGGGGAGCGCGGCCGCCGGGAAACGGCCAACCTGGAGCTGCTGCTGCAGCGCTGCAGCGAGGTCACGCACTGGGTGGCCACCGAGGTGCTGCTCTGCGAGGCCCCGGGCAAGCGCGCGCAGCTGCTCAAGAAGTTCATCAAGATCGCGGCCAT CTGCAAGCAGAACCAGGACCTGCTGTCCTTCTTCGCCGTGGTCATGGGGCTGGACAACGCCGCGGTCAGCCGCCTGAGGCTCACCTGGGAG AAGCTGCCAGGGAAATTCAAGAACTTGTTCCGCAAATTTGAGAACCTGACA GACCCCTGCAGGAACCACAAAAGCTACCGAGAAGTGATCTCCAAGATGAAACCCCCTGTGATTCCTTTCGTGCCTCTGATCCTCAAAG ACCTGACTTTCCTGCACGAGGGGAGTAAGACCCTTGTAGATGGTTTGGTGAACATTGAGAAGCTG CATTCAGTGGCTGAAAAAGTGAGGACCGTCCGCAAATACCGGAGCCGGCCCCTTT GCCTTGATATGGAGGCCTCCCCGCATCACCTGCAGACCAAGGCCTACGTGCGCCAGTTCCAGGTCATCGACAACCAGAACCTCCTTTTCGAGCTCTCCTACAAGCTGGAGGCCAATAGTCAGTGA
- the RAPGEFL1 gene encoding rap guanine nucleotide exchange factor-like 1 isoform X1 produces MKPLEKFLKKQTSQLAGRTVAGGPGGGPGSCGGPGGGGGPGGGGGLAGGPRPLQRRQSVSRLLLPAFLREPLAEPGLEPPPEEDGGEPAGVAEDLGSGGPCWLQLEEVPGPGPLGGGGPLRSPSSYSSDELSPGEPLTSPPWAPLGAPERPEHLLNRVLERLAGGATKDSAASDILLDDIVLTHSLFLPTEKFLQELHQYFVWAGGMEGPEGLGRKQACLAMLLHFLDTYQGLLQEEEGAGRIIKDLYLLIMKDESLYQDLREDTLRLHQLVETVELNRIPDDSQLPSKQVKPLFRHFRRIDSCLQTRVAFRGSDEIFCRVYMPDHSYVTIRSRLSASVQDILGSVTEKLQYSEEPAGREDSLILVAVASSGEKVLLQPTEDCVFTTLGINSHLFACTRDSYEALVPLPEEIQVSPGDTEIHRGEPEDVANHLTAFHWELFRCVHELEFVDYVFHGERGRRETANLELLLQRCSEVTHWVATEVLLCEAPGKRAQLLKKFIKIAAICKQNQDLLSFFAVVMGLDNAAVSRLRLTWEKLPGKFKNLFRKFENLTDPCRNHKSYREVISKMKPPVIPFVPLILKDLTFLHEGSKTLVDGLVNIEKLDSFLVISQHSVAEKVRTVRKYRSRPLCLDMEASPHHLQTKAYVRQFQVIDNQNLLFELSYKLEANSQ; encoded by the exons ATGAAGCCGCTGGAGAAATTTTTGAAGAAGCAGACGTCGCAGCTGGCGGGGCGAACGGTGGCGGGAGGTCCCGGCGGGGGTCCGGGGAGCTGCGGCGggcctggagggggtgggggacctGGCGGGGGCGGCGGTCTAGCCGGGGGACCGCGGCCGCTGCAGCGGCGTCAGAGCGTGTCTCGTCTGCTGCTCCCAGCTTTCCTCCGGGAGCCCCTCGCCGAGCCGGGTCTGGAGCCGCCCCCAGAGGAGGACGGTGGAGAGCCGGCGGGGGTCGCGGAGGATCTCGGCAGCGGGGGGCCCTGTTGGCTGCAGCTGGAGGAGGTGCCGGGGCCCGGGCCTCTCGGGGGAGGGGGTCCCCTGCGCTCCCCTTCCTCATACTCCTCAGACGAGCTGTCCCCGGGCGAGCCTCTGACTTCCCCACCCTGGGCCCCCCTGGGCGCCCCCGAGCGGCCGGAGCATCTTCTGAACCGGGTTCTGGAGCGGCTGGCCGGAGGGGCCACCAAGGACAGCGCCGCCTCAG ATATCCTGCTGGATGACATCGTCCTCACgcattctctcttccttcccacgGAGAAGTTTCTGCAGGAGCTACACCAGTA CTTTGTTTGGGCAGGAGGCATGGAGGGCCCCGAGGGGCTTGGCCGGAAGCAGGCCTGTCTAGCCATGCTCCTTCATTTCTTGGACACCTACCAAGGGCTGctgcaggaggaagagggggctGGCCGCATCATCAAG GATCTGTACCTGCTGATTATGAAGGATGAGTCCCTTTACCAGGACCTGCGAGAGGACACACTGAGGCTGCACCAGCTTGTGGAAACAGTGGAGCTAAA CAGGATCCCGGACGACAGCCAGCTGCCCAGCAAGCAGGTGAAGCCACTCTTCCGCCACTTCCGTCGGATAGACTCCTGTCTGCAGACCCGCGTGGCCTTCCGGGGTTCCGATGAGA TCTTCTGCCGGGTCTATATGCCTGACCATTCCTACGTGACCATACGCAGCCGCCTCTCAGCATCTGTGCAGGACATTCTGGGCTCTGTGACGGAGAAATTGCAGTACTCAGAGGAGCCTGCGGGGCGTGAGGATTCCCTCATCCTGGTAGCTGTGGCCTCCTCAGGAG AGAAGGTCCTTCTCCAGCCGACCGAAGACTGTGTCTTCACCACGCTGGGCATCAACAGTCACCTGTTTGCCTGTACCCGAGACAGCTATGAGGCCCTG GTGCCCCTCCCCGAGGAGATCCAGGTCTCCCCTGGAGACACAGAGATCCACCGAGGTGAGCCTGAGGACGTCGCCAACCACCTTACTGCCTTCCACTGGGAGCTGTTCCGCTGTGTGCACGAG CTGGAGTTCGTGGACTACGTGTTCCACGGGGAGCGCGGCCGCCGGGAAACGGCCAACCTGGAGCTGCTGCTGCAGCGCTGCAGCGAGGTCACGCACTGGGTGGCCACCGAGGTGCTGCTCTGCGAGGCCCCGGGCAAGCGCGCGCAGCTGCTCAAGAAGTTCATCAAGATCGCGGCCAT CTGCAAGCAGAACCAGGACCTGCTGTCCTTCTTCGCCGTGGTCATGGGGCTGGACAACGCCGCGGTCAGCCGCCTGAGGCTCACCTGGGAG AAGCTGCCAGGGAAATTCAAGAACTTGTTCCGCAAATTTGAGAACCTGACA GACCCCTGCAGGAACCACAAAAGCTACCGAGAAGTGATCTCCAAGATGAAACCCCCTGTGATTCCTTTCGTGCCTCTGATCCTCAAAG ACCTGACTTTCCTGCACGAGGGGAGTAAGACCCTTGTAGATGGTTTGGTGAACATTGAGAAGCTG GACTCATTCCTTGTCATCTCCCAGCATTCAGTGGCTGAAAAAGTGAGGACCGTCCGCAAATACCGGAGCCGGCCCCTTT GCCTTGATATGGAGGCCTCCCCGCATCACCTGCAGACCAAGGCCTACGTGCGCCAGTTCCAGGTCATCGACAACCAGAACCTCCTTTTCGAGCTCTCCTACAAGCTGGAGGCCAATAGTCAGTGA
- the RAPGEFL1 gene encoding rap guanine nucleotide exchange factor-like 1 isoform X3, translating to MKPLEKFLKKQTSQLAGRTVAGGPGGGPGSCGGPGGGGGPGGGGGLAGGPRPLQRRQSVSRLLLPAFLREPLAEPGLEPPPEEDGGEPAGVAEDLGSGGPCWLQLEEVPGPGPLGGGGPLRSPSSYSSDELSPGEPLTSPPWAPLGAPERPEHLLNRVLERLAGGATKDSAASDILLDDIVLTHSLFLPTEKFLQELHQYFVWAGGMEGPEGLGRKQACLAMLLHFLDTYQGLLQEEEGAGRIIKDLYLLIMKDESLYQDLREDTLRLHQLVETVELNRIPDDSQLPSKQVKPLFRHFRRIDSCLQTRVAFRGSDEIFCRVYMPDHSYVTIRSRLSASVQDILGSVTEKLQYSEEPAGREDSLILVAVASSGEKVLLQPTEDCVFTTLGINSHLFACTRDSYEALVPLPEEIQVSPGDTEIHRGEPEDVANHLTAFHWELFRCVHELEFVDYVFHGERGRRETANLELLLQRCSEVTHWVATEVLLCEAPGKRAQLLKKFIKIAAICKQNQDLLSFFAVVMGLDNAAVSRLRLTWEKLPGKFKNLFRKFENLTDPCRNHKSYREVISKMKPPVIPFVPLILKDLTFLHEGSKTLVDGLVNIEKLHSVAEKVRTVRKYRSRPLCLDMEASPHHLQTKAYVRQFQVIDNQNLLFELSYKLEANSQ from the exons ATGAAGCCGCTGGAGAAATTTTTGAAGAAGCAGACGTCGCAGCTGGCGGGGCGAACGGTGGCGGGAGGTCCCGGCGGGGGTCCGGGGAGCTGCGGCGggcctggagggggtgggggacctGGCGGGGGCGGCGGTCTAGCCGGGGGACCGCGGCCGCTGCAGCGGCGTCAGAGCGTGTCTCGTCTGCTGCTCCCAGCTTTCCTCCGGGAGCCCCTCGCCGAGCCGGGTCTGGAGCCGCCCCCAGAGGAGGACGGTGGAGAGCCGGCGGGGGTCGCGGAGGATCTCGGCAGCGGGGGGCCCTGTTGGCTGCAGCTGGAGGAGGTGCCGGGGCCCGGGCCTCTCGGGGGAGGGGGTCCCCTGCGCTCCCCTTCCTCATACTCCTCAGACGAGCTGTCCCCGGGCGAGCCTCTGACTTCCCCACCCTGGGCCCCCCTGGGCGCCCCCGAGCGGCCGGAGCATCTTCTGAACCGGGTTCTGGAGCGGCTGGCCGGAGGGGCCACCAAGGACAGCGCCGCCTCAG ATATCCTGCTGGATGACATCGTCCTCACgcattctctcttccttcccacgGAGAAGTTTCTGCAGGAGCTACACCAGTA CTTTGTTTGGGCAGGAGGCATGGAGGGCCCCGAGGGGCTTGGCCGGAAGCAGGCCTGTCTAGCCATGCTCCTTCATTTCTTGGACACCTACCAAGGGCTGctgcaggaggaagagggggctGGCCGCATCATCAAG GATCTGTACCTGCTGATTATGAAGGATGAGTCCCTTTACCAGGACCTGCGAGAGGACACACTGAGGCTGCACCAGCTTGTGGAAACAGTGGAGCTAAA CAGGATCCCGGACGACAGCCAGCTGCCCAGCAAGCAGGTGAAGCCACTCTTCCGCCACTTCCGTCGGATAGACTCCTGTCTGCAGACCCGCGTGGCCTTCCGGGGTTCCGATGAGA TCTTCTGCCGGGTCTATATGCCTGACCATTCCTACGTGACCATACGCAGCCGCCTCTCAGCATCTGTGCAGGACATTCTGGGCTCTGTGACGGAGAAATTGCAGTACTCAGAGGAGCCTGCGGGGCGTGAGGATTCCCTCATCCTGGTAGCTGTGGCCTCCTCAGGAG AGAAGGTCCTTCTCCAGCCGACCGAAGACTGTGTCTTCACCACGCTGGGCATCAACAGTCACCTGTTTGCCTGTACCCGAGACAGCTATGAGGCCCTG GTGCCCCTCCCCGAGGAGATCCAGGTCTCCCCTGGAGACACAGAGATCCACCGAGGTGAGCCTGAGGACGTCGCCAACCACCTTACTGCCTTCCACTGGGAGCTGTTCCGCTGTGTGCACGAG CTGGAGTTCGTGGACTACGTGTTCCACGGGGAGCGCGGCCGCCGGGAAACGGCCAACCTGGAGCTGCTGCTGCAGCGCTGCAGCGAGGTCACGCACTGGGTGGCCACCGAGGTGCTGCTCTGCGAGGCCCCGGGCAAGCGCGCGCAGCTGCTCAAGAAGTTCATCAAGATCGCGGCCAT CTGCAAGCAGAACCAGGACCTGCTGTCCTTCTTCGCCGTGGTCATGGGGCTGGACAACGCCGCGGTCAGCCGCCTGAGGCTCACCTGGGAG AAGCTGCCAGGGAAATTCAAGAACTTGTTCCGCAAATTTGAGAACCTGACA GACCCCTGCAGGAACCACAAAAGCTACCGAGAAGTGATCTCCAAGATGAAACCCCCTGTGATTCCTTTCGTGCCTCTGATCCTCAAAG ACCTGACTTTCCTGCACGAGGGGAGTAAGACCCTTGTAGATGGTTTGGTGAACATTGAGAAGCTG CATTCAGTGGCTGAAAAAGTGAGGACCGTCCGCAAATACCGGAGCCGGCCCCTTT GCCTTGATATGGAGGCCTCCCCGCATCACCTGCAGACCAAGGCCTACGTGCGCCAGTTCCAGGTCATCGACAACCAGAACCTCCTTTTCGAGCTCTCCTACAAGCTGGAGGCCAATAGTCAGTGA